A region from the Candidatus Thiothrix putei genome encodes:
- a CDS encoding DUF2281 domain-containing protein, whose amino-acid sequence MNTITTADIIYERAKTLPEEQAREVLDFLEYLQAKLKKLAATTQETPSKEEEPLPGFGMWANRQDMPSTEEYLRDARKPRYTL is encoded by the coding sequence ATGAACACCATAACCACCGCCGACATCATCTACGAACGCGCCAAGACCCTGCCAGAAGAACAAGCGCGGGAAGTGCTGGATTTTCTCGAATACCTGCAAGCCAAACTGAAAAAACTTGCTGCTACCACTCAGGAAACACCCAGCAAAGAAGAAGAACCCCTGCCCGGTTTCGGTATGTGGGCAAACCGTCAGGATATGCCCAGCACTGAGGAATACCTGCGCGACGCCAGAAAACCACGTTACACCCTATGA
- a CDS encoding IS66 family transposase, which produces MNQLPRPTRESLQQLSHAELVELVLTLFDRIDQLTARVNELEAQLNKNSKNSHKPPSSDGLKRQPAQPRQLGQRPKGGQPGHKGHSLVMHPSPDHVEYYGVAGHCDCGLPLTEALIETGECRQQWDIPEPQIVVTEHRQLICTCGCGKVHKGEFPATLAPYISYGARLKAYTVGLVQGHFISLSRASEIVFDQYGVKPSDGSVQHWIGQASENLTATYTAIQNTISSSDVAHFDESGMRAQGKTQWLHVAATPEAVYYTAHARRGYEAMTAAGILPVFQGVAVHDHWKPYFRFDQVVHSLCGAHLLRELNYFDETLKHQWPAQLKQVLIDAKTAVAEAKDAQQTALSLEQMTELKQRYDQWVNHGLLIFPEQPKINPKQGKAKQDPARNLLCRLRDFKDSVLQFIQRFDVPFDNNLAERAVRPVKVKLKVAGGFRAMGGAEAFCVIRSVWETDKIQGRNPFESLRAVFG; this is translated from the coding sequence ATGAACCAGCTACCCCGCCCAACACGAGAAAGTCTCCAGCAGTTAAGCCACGCCGAATTGGTGGAGTTAGTGTTGACGCTGTTTGACCGTATTGATCAGTTGACCGCCCGCGTGAATGAGCTGGAAGCACAGCTCAACAAAAACAGTAAAAATTCACACAAGCCCCCGTCATCGGATGGACTGAAACGCCAACCCGCACAGCCGCGTCAGCTTGGACAACGCCCAAAAGGTGGCCAGCCAGGTCATAAAGGGCATAGCCTCGTGATGCACCCATCACCCGATCACGTGGAATATTACGGTGTTGCCGGGCATTGCGACTGTGGTTTGCCGCTAACCGAAGCCCTGATTGAGACAGGTGAATGTCGGCAACAGTGGGACATTCCCGAACCCCAAATCGTGGTCACGGAACACCGCCAACTGATTTGCACGTGTGGTTGTGGCAAGGTTCATAAAGGCGAATTCCCGGCAACACTCGCCCCTTACATCAGTTACGGCGCACGTTTAAAGGCCTATACGGTGGGTTTGGTACAAGGTCATTTCATTTCGCTGTCACGGGCAAGCGAGATTGTATTCGACCAATACGGTGTTAAGCCTTCCGATGGCAGTGTGCAGCACTGGATCGGTCAGGCGAGTGAAAACCTGACGGCCACTTATACAGCTATTCAGAACACCATTAGTAGCAGCGACGTGGCTCACTTTGATGAAAGCGGAATGCGGGCGCAAGGCAAAACCCAATGGTTGCATGTAGCCGCAACACCCGAAGCCGTTTACTACACTGCCCATGCACGGCGCGGATACGAGGCCATGACAGCGGCGGGAATCCTGCCGGTATTCCAAGGCGTTGCGGTTCATGACCATTGGAAACCGTATTTCCGCTTTGATCAGGTGGTACACAGCCTTTGTGGGGCGCATCTGCTGCGGGAGTTGAACTACTTTGATGAAACCCTCAAACATCAATGGCCTGCACAACTCAAACAGGTCTTGATTGATGCTAAGACCGCAGTGGCTGAAGCAAAAGACGCGCAACAAACGGCATTGTCGCTGGAGCAAATGACTGAACTCAAGCAACGTTATGACCAATGGGTGAATCACGGACTGTTGATTTTCCCTGAACAACCTAAAATCAACCCTAAACAAGGCAAAGCCAAACAAGACCCCGCCAGAAACTTGTTATGCCGTCTACGTGACTTCAAGGATTCGGTGTTGCAGTTCATTCAGCGGTTTGATGTACCGTTTGACAACAATCTGGCTGAACGAGCCGTTCGACCCGTCAAAGTTAAACTCAAGGTGGCGGGTGGATTCCGCGCAATGGGCGGTGCGGAGGCTTTTTGTGTTATCCGTTCCGTGTGGGAAACCGACAAGATTCAGGGGCGAAATCCGTTTGAGTCTCTCAGAGCGGTTTTTGGATAG
- a CDS encoding calcium/sodium antiporter: protein MPLLAVLAGFALLMWSADKFVDGAAATAKHLGVSTLLIGMVVVGFGTSAPEMVVSAFAALDGKPALALGNAYGSNIINITLILGFSAVFAIIAVHSSIVRKEMPILLAVTLLAGWQLWDGEVSRADAIVLLLLLFTIMGGMVYSAKRSKQDALSAEMAEELIEHPLTLKAAVMWLVVGLLLLMASSKMLVWGAVSIAQGLGISELIIGLTIVAFGTSLPELAASIAAARKGEADLALGNVVGSNLFNTLAVVGIAGLIAPIQVAPEVLSRDWGVMLAVTFGLFIMAYGFRKPGHLTHWEGILLLSMYVGYTGWLVYAVLSP from the coding sequence ATGCCATTGCTTGCAGTGTTAGCTGGTTTTGCGTTACTCATGTGGAGTGCCGATAAGTTTGTTGATGGTGCTGCGGCCACAGCCAAACATTTGGGGGTTTCTACCTTGTTGATTGGTATGGTGGTTGTAGGTTTTGGAACCTCTGCCCCAGAAATGGTGGTTTCTGCTTTTGCTGCTTTGGATGGTAAACCAGCTCTTGCGCTGGGGAATGCTTATGGCTCTAATATTATCAATATCACGCTGATTTTGGGGTTTTCAGCAGTATTTGCCATCATTGCGGTGCATTCTAGTATTGTGCGTAAAGAAATGCCGATTTTACTGGCTGTGACCTTATTGGCAGGTTGGCAGTTGTGGGATGGGGAGGTCAGTCGCGCTGATGCCATTGTATTATTACTATTGCTTTTTACCATTATGGGGGGGATGGTGTATTCAGCCAAGCGCAGCAAGCAAGATGCCCTAAGCGCGGAAATGGCAGAAGAACTGATTGAGCATCCGTTAACGTTGAAAGCTGCCGTGATGTGGTTGGTGGTTGGCTTATTATTGTTAATGGCAAGCTCGAAAATGTTGGTATGGGGCGCAGTAAGTATCGCTCAAGGATTGGGTATTAGCGAGTTGATTATTGGTTTGACTATTGTGGCGTTCGGTACGTCGCTACCGGAATTGGCAGCGTCTATTGCAGCAGCCCGTAAGGGTGAGGCAGATTTGGCACTGGGTAATGTTGTCGGCTCTAACTTGTTCAATACACTGGCAGTGGTGGGGATTGCGGGGTTAATTGCACCCATTCAGGTGGCTCCAGAAGTACTGAGTCGTGATTGGGGGGTGATGTTAGCCGTGACGTTTGGCTTATTCATTATGGCTTATGGTTTCAGGAAGCCGGGGCATCTAACACATTGGGAAGGTATTCTATTACTCAGTATGTACGTGGGGTATACCGGTTGGTTGGTGTACGCGGTGTTGTCGCCTTAA
- a CDS encoding SDR family NAD(P)-dependent oxidoreductase, translating to MQQDLLAYVPSESALQERVILVTGAAAGMGKAIAKACAQYGATVVMLDKEVRRAEETYDEIVNAGYPEPALYPLDMQGATAKDYYDLAENIREQLGRLDGVMLNAAWLGAFTPISHYDTELWSKMIMVNLHANFLLTHACLPLLNAAADPAIVFAGHTSNKAFYGAFGVAKAGMTAFCDILAAEYDDPAHFIRVNTVDTGPARTSMRTLNFPGENPQSVARPEALVAPYLYFLGADAGKRTGEHVVFARQPGEARWAGEAVAA from the coding sequence ATGCAGCAAGATTTATTGGCTTATGTGCCATCTGAGAGTGCTTTGCAAGAGCGCGTGATTTTGGTCACGGGTGCTGCCGCAGGCATGGGCAAAGCGATTGCTAAAGCTTGTGCACAATATGGCGCAACGGTCGTCATGCTCGACAAAGAAGTGCGTCGCGCGGAGGAAACCTACGACGAAATCGTCAACGCAGGCTACCCCGAACCGGCGCTGTATCCGCTGGATATGCAAGGTGCTACCGCCAAAGATTACTACGATCTTGCTGAAAACATCCGTGAACAATTAGGGCGTTTGGATGGGGTGATGCTGAATGCGGCATGGCTGGGGGCATTTACGCCGATCAGCCACTACGACACAGAACTGTGGTCGAAAATGATCATGGTGAATTTGCACGCTAATTTTCTGCTGACGCACGCTTGTTTGCCGTTACTCAATGCAGCGGCTGACCCGGCGATTGTGTTTGCGGGGCATACGTCGAATAAAGCGTTTTACGGCGCATTTGGGGTGGCAAAAGCCGGAATGACTGCGTTTTGCGATATTTTAGCGGCGGAATATGATGACCCTGCGCATTTTATCCGAGTGAATACGGTGGATACGGGGCCTGCACGTACCAGTATGCGTACCCTGAATTTCCCCGGTGAAAATCCCCAGAGTGTGGCGCGTCCTGAAGCGTTGGTTGCGCCTTACCTGTACTTTCTTGGCGCTGATGCGGGCAAACGCACCGGTGAGCATGTGGTGTTTGCGCGTCAGCCGGGTGAGGCACGTTGGGCGGGGGAGGCAGTGGCAGCGTAA
- the cmoA gene encoding carboxy-S-adenosyl-L-methionine synthase CmoA, which yields MQRDSIYALPQGQVIDFAFNEAVADVFPDMIRRSVPGYETIIGLLGVIARRYAQPNSQVYDLGCSLGAATLSMASQVRADGVRFVCVDNSVAMTRRCEQILQRHLPMGQFQVECADIQAISLEKASVVVLNFTLQFLKPAERLLMLCKIYEGLLPGGILILSEKLQFADASEQALLTDIHLEFKRANGYSELEISQKRSALENVLIPDTFEQQVERLQAAGFSQTVKWFQGFNFASLLAVKV from the coding sequence ATGCAACGTGATTCCATCTACGCACTCCCGCAAGGACAAGTGATTGATTTTGCTTTCAATGAAGCGGTCGCGGATGTTTTTCCTGATATGATTCGCCGTTCTGTACCGGGGTACGAGACGATCATTGGCTTGTTGGGGGTAATTGCTCGTCGTTACGCTCAACCCAATAGTCAGGTTTACGATCTCGGTTGTTCATTGGGTGCGGCAACTTTGTCGATGGCATCGCAAGTGCGGGCAGATGGGGTGCGCTTTGTATGCGTGGATAATTCGGTGGCGATGACACGGCGCTGTGAGCAAATCTTACAACGGCATTTGCCAATGGGGCAGTTTCAGGTGGAATGTGCGGATATTCAGGCAATTTCTTTGGAAAAGGCGTCGGTGGTGGTGCTGAATTTTACGCTGCAATTCCTTAAGCCTGCCGAGCGTTTGCTGATGTTGTGTAAAATTTATGAGGGTTTATTGCCGGGCGGTATTTTGATTTTGTCGGAGAAGCTTCAGTTTGCGGATGCGTCAGAACAGGCGTTATTGACGGATATTCACTTGGAATTCAAGCGTGCCAATGGGTATAGCGAGCTAGAAATTAGCCAGAAACGTTCCGCGTTGGAAAATGTGCTGATTCCCGATACGTTTGAGCAGCAAGTGGAGCGCTTGCAAGCAGCGGGATTTTCCCAAACCGTCAAGTGGTTCCAAGGTTTTAATTTTGCTTCCTTATTAGCGGTGAAAGTGTGA
- the cmoB gene encoding tRNA 5-methoxyuridine(34)/uridine 5-oxyacetic acid(34) synthase CmoB: MNGLDSLYAFLQTSRLAPWLNTLPEQLDSALHHSHGKWEEWQAALANAPLLPTQHIDFNSRAVTLGSAAEVDAPIQAQLHTVLQALIPWRKGPYELFGIKVDTEWRSDWKWERVLPHLSPLPGRLVLDVGCGSGYHLWRMRGAGAEAVIGIDPTLLFLTQFQFMQRYAGEHPVWMLPLKSEDLPDLQQKGFDTVFSMGVLYHRRDPLGHLQELRRALRAGGELVLETLVVDGDEHTALMPHDRYAKMRNVWFIPSVPMLCLWLKRLGFTHIRVVDVTPTSTQEQRCTAWSKGESLVDFLDSTDITRTVEGYPAPIRATLIANTPA; encoded by the coding sequence GTGAACGGGTTGGATTCACTCTACGCTTTCTTGCAAACATCGCGTCTCGCGCCTTGGCTGAATACGTTGCCTGAGCAACTGGATAGTGCGCTGCACCATTCGCACGGTAAGTGGGAGGAGTGGCAGGCAGCGTTGGCAAATGCGCCGTTATTGCCGACTCAGCATATTGATTTCAATAGCCGTGCCGTGACGTTGGGGTCAGCCGCTGAAGTTGATGCACCGATTCAGGCGCAATTGCATACCGTGTTACAAGCCTTGATTCCTTGGCGCAAAGGGCCTTATGAGCTGTTTGGCATTAAAGTGGATACCGAGTGGCGGTCGGATTGGAAATGGGAGCGGGTATTGCCGCATCTGAGTCCTTTACCCGGTCGGCTGGTGTTGGATGTGGGGTGCGGCAGCGGTTATCACCTCTGGCGTATGCGAGGTGCTGGGGCAGAAGCGGTGATTGGCATTGACCCCACTTTATTGTTCCTGACCCAGTTCCAATTCATGCAACGTTATGCCGGTGAGCATCCTGTGTGGATGTTGCCGTTGAAAAGTGAAGATTTGCCGGATTTGCAGCAAAAAGGTTTCGACACGGTGTTTTCGATGGGTGTGTTGTACCACCGCCGTGATCCGTTGGGGCATTTGCAGGAATTACGCCGTGCCTTGCGTGCAGGCGGTGAGTTGGTCTTAGAAACCTTGGTGGTGGACGGTGATGAACACACGGCGCTAATGCCACATGACCGTTATGCCAAAATGCGCAATGTTTGGTTTATTCCTTCTGTACCAATGTTGTGTTTGTGGTTGAAACGGCTGGGATTCACCCATATTCGTGTGGTAGATGTTACCCCAACCAGTACACAAGAGCAGCGTTGTACCGCGTGGAGTAAAGGCGAATCATTAGTGGACTTCCTTGATTCCACAGACATTACGCGGACAGTAGAGGGGTATCCCGCTCCGATAAGGGCTACGCTTATCGCTAATACACCCGCGTGA
- a CDS encoding 2OG-Fe dioxygenase family protein encodes MSQVDTLLQKLGFMFAMGKTNRLQQQLARRMGQAYQRFRHSWGGLLLDPYLRDGGNYRYRRYSVFHWKNNALEVLPHEPHYQSSHYNRVHGGFNRHFRAWLPTTLKNPALKEIVRWATQQFSRSPAELWRIQAHQFRIIARPEQQGKPTPEGIHKDGAEYILIMMMDRHNVNGGVSRIYDNAMQPLAEGTLAQAGDLVLVNDHAVYHGVTEISPADPTQPAWRDVLVLTFHKA; translated from the coding sequence GTGAGCCAAGTGGATACGCTATTGCAAAAACTAGGGTTTATGTTCGCGATGGGCAAAACCAATCGCCTGCAACAACAACTAGCTCGTCGTATGGGGCAGGCATACCAGCGCTTTCGCCACAGTTGGGGCGGTTTGTTGCTGGATCCGTATTTGCGGGATGGGGGAAATTACCGTTATCGGCGCTATTCGGTATTTCACTGGAAAAATAACGCTTTAGAGGTCTTACCTCATGAGCCGCATTATCAAAGCAGTCACTACAACCGTGTGCATGGCGGTTTTAATCGCCACTTCCGCGCATGGTTACCCACTACTTTGAAAAACCCGGCGTTAAAAGAAATTGTGCGTTGGGCAACACAGCAATTTTCGCGTAGTCCAGCAGAATTGTGGCGTATCCAGGCACATCAATTCCGTATTATTGCCCGCCCTGAGCAACAGGGTAAGCCGACACCTGAAGGCATCCATAAGGACGGTGCAGAGTATATTCTGATCATGATGATGGATCGGCACAATGTAAATGGCGGTGTGAGTCGTATTTACGACAATGCCATGCAGCCTTTAGCGGAAGGAACCTTGGCACAAGCAGGGGATTTGGTATTGGTGAATGATCATGCCGTTTACCACGGGGTAACGGAGATTAGCCCCGCAGACCCAACACAACCCGCATGGCGAGATGTGTTGGTGTTGACGTTCCACAAGGCTTAG
- the ubiG gene encoding bifunctional 2-polyprenyl-6-hydroxyphenol methylase/3-demethylubiquinol 3-O-methyltransferase UbiG — protein sequence MTHTTPNVDPNEIRKFEDLAWRWWDRDSEFKPLHDINPLRLNYIDDHAHISGKTVIDIGCGGGILAESMAQRGANVTGIDMGATPLEVAELHALESQVEVTYRQISAENMAATAPASFDVVTCMEMLEHVPDPASVIAACATLVKPGGDVFFSTINRNPKAFAFAILGAEYVMKMLPKGTHEYAKFIKPSELERWARSVGLELRNITGMTYNPLFQSYRLGKDVNVNYLMYFKKEM from the coding sequence ATGACCCATACCACACCCAATGTCGACCCCAATGAAATCCGCAAATTTGAAGACCTCGCTTGGCGTTGGTGGGATCGAGACAGCGAATTCAAACCGCTCCACGACATCAACCCCTTACGTCTGAACTACATCGACGACCACGCGCACATCAGCGGCAAAACCGTCATCGACATTGGCTGTGGTGGCGGCATTCTGGCGGAAAGCATGGCGCAACGCGGGGCAAACGTGACCGGCATTGACATGGGCGCAACCCCGCTCGAAGTTGCTGAACTCCACGCGCTAGAATCGCAAGTGGAAGTCACTTACCGGCAAATTAGCGCCGAAAACATGGCAGCAACCGCACCAGCGTCATTTGATGTCGTCACTTGCATGGAAATGCTAGAACACGTTCCCGACCCTGCCTCAGTGATTGCCGCGTGTGCCACACTGGTCAAACCCGGTGGCGATGTATTCTTCTCCACCATCAACCGCAACCCCAAAGCGTTTGCGTTTGCGATTTTAGGCGCAGAATACGTGATGAAGATGCTGCCCAAGGGCACACACGAATACGCCAAATTCATCAAGCCCTCTGAACTCGAACGCTGGGCGCGTTCTGTCGGCTTAGAACTGCGGAATATCACGGGGATGACATACAATCCGCTATTCCAAAGTTATCGTTTAGGAAAAGACGTAAATGTTAATTATCTCATGTATTTTAAGAAGGAAATGTGA
- a CDS encoding TRZ/ATZ family hydrolase, translating into MEIDLLITPEWIITVDSGNQVLRHHTIAVDDSRIVGIMPTSEAEKCYMPRQTVALPQQALLPGLVNAHTHVAMSLLKGLADDLPLMDWLQHHIWPAEARWADAEFVYNGAQLAIAEMIRSGTTCFNDMYFFPEAAAQAADESGIRACIGMIIIDFPTRWGSGVEEYLQKGLALHDQLQEKPLLTTAFAPHAPYTVSDEPLHKVRHLACELDVPIHMHVHETAFEVQQAQAQTGLRPLTRLEQLGLLDKHFLAVHMTQLNDEDIALLATKGVHVIHCPESNLKLASGFCPVAKLTAAGVNVALGTDGNASNNDLDMLGEMRTAALIAKAVAQDASAIPATQALRMATINGAKALGLDSKIGSLEVGKSADMIAVDLGTLESSPLYDPVSHLVYCTSREQVTHTWVAGKALMINRQLTTLDSATLIAKAHCWQQKIGETS; encoded by the coding sequence ATGGAAATTGATTTACTCATTACACCTGAATGGATTATCACTGTTGATTCAGGTAATCAGGTTTTGCGACACCACACTATAGCAGTGGATGATAGCAGGATTGTGGGCATTATGCCCACTTCTGAGGCAGAAAAATGCTATATGCCCCGACAAACTGTCGCATTACCACAACAAGCGTTACTGCCGGGGCTGGTGAACGCACACACCCATGTCGCTATGTCATTACTCAAAGGTCTGGCGGATGACTTACCCCTGATGGACTGGTTACAACATCACATTTGGCCTGCGGAAGCCCGTTGGGCAGATGCTGAATTTGTCTACAACGGTGCTCAACTTGCCATAGCGGAAATGATCCGTTCCGGTACAACCTGTTTCAACGACATGTATTTCTTCCCCGAAGCTGCGGCACAAGCGGCAGATGAAAGCGGAATCCGTGCCTGCATTGGCATGATCATCATCGACTTTCCCACGCGTTGGGGCAGCGGTGTTGAGGAATACCTGCAAAAAGGCTTAGCCTTGCATGACCAGTTGCAAGAAAAACCGTTGCTAACCACCGCTTTTGCCCCACATGCCCCATATACCGTCTCCGATGAGCCATTGCATAAAGTGCGGCATCTCGCTTGCGAACTCGATGTGCCTATTCACATGCATGTGCACGAAACGGCATTTGAAGTCCAGCAAGCACAAGCACAAACGGGGTTACGCCCCCTCACGCGCTTGGAGCAACTAGGCCTACTTGACAAACATTTCCTCGCTGTCCACATGACGCAATTAAATGATGAAGACATTGCCTTACTCGCGACCAAAGGCGTACACGTCATTCACTGCCCAGAATCCAACCTAAAACTTGCCAGTGGCTTTTGCCCGGTCGCAAAACTCACCGCAGCAGGTGTCAATGTCGCACTTGGCACTGACGGCAATGCCAGTAACAACGACTTGGACATGCTCGGTGAAATGCGCACCGCTGCCCTGATTGCCAAAGCTGTCGCCCAAGATGCCAGTGCCATACCCGCCACCCAAGCCTTACGCATGGCAACCATCAATGGTGCAAAAGCCCTAGGCTTGGATTCAAAGATTGGCTCGCTGGAGGTTGGCAAATCCGCCGACATGATTGCCGTTGACCTTGGCACACTCGAATCCAGCCCCCTATACGACCCTGTTTCACACTTGGTATATTGCACCAGCCGCGAACAAGTCACACACACCTGGGTAGCAGGCAAAGCACTGATGATCAATCGCCAACTGACTACGCTGGACAGCGCCACCCTGATTGCCAAAGCGCATTGCTGGCAACAAAAAATTGGAGAAACCTCATGA
- the mtnA gene encoding S-methyl-5-thioribose-1-phosphate isomerase, whose protein sequence is MPKIIMSQHDSIRAVEWKDNHLVLLDQRKLPHNEQYVQLYSAEDTAEAIRNMVVRGAPAIGIAAAYAAAMAARKCYKQYPQDWRKRLSAEIDILQNSRPTAVNLMWALKRMCDLADTVEGDPEEPLLALAQQIHQDDINANYRMGELGSALIQPSHAVLTHCNTGSLATGGYGTALGVIRSAYSNGQIEHVYADETRPWWQGSRLTAWELVKDKIPAHLLCDGAAAHLMKQGKVSWVIVGSDRIAANGDVANKIGTYSLAVNARYHGVKFMVVAPTSTIDLATLSGDAIPIEERSQEEVLNVANQRIAAYHTQAWNPAFDVTPAALVDALVTEKGVILNPDAAKIAALMAA, encoded by the coding sequence ATGCCGAAAATCATCATGAGTCAACACGATTCGATCCGTGCCGTAGAGTGGAAAGACAATCATCTGGTGTTACTTGACCAGCGCAAACTGCCGCATAACGAGCAGTATGTGCAGCTATACAGTGCCGAAGATACCGCTGAGGCCATTCGGAATATGGTGGTACGTGGTGCGCCAGCGATTGGGATTGCCGCTGCTTATGCGGCTGCGATGGCTGCTAGAAAATGTTACAAACAGTATCCGCAAGATTGGCGTAAGCGTTTAAGTGCGGAAATCGACATTCTGCAAAACTCCCGCCCAACGGCTGTCAATCTCATGTGGGCGTTAAAGCGCATGTGTGATTTAGCCGATACTGTGGAAGGCGACCCGGAAGAACCATTGCTGGCGCTGGCACAACAAATTCATCAAGATGACATTAATGCTAATTACCGCATGGGTGAATTGGGTAGTGCATTGATTCAGCCTTCTCATGCTGTATTGACCCATTGCAATACAGGTTCATTGGCAACCGGCGGCTATGGTACAGCATTAGGCGTTATTCGCAGTGCTTATAGCAATGGGCAAATTGAACATGTGTATGCTGATGAAACCCGCCCTTGGTGGCAAGGCTCGCGTCTGACAGCCTGGGAATTGGTGAAGGATAAAATTCCTGCACATTTACTCTGCGATGGTGCAGCGGCACACTTGATGAAACAGGGTAAAGTGTCGTGGGTCATCGTTGGCTCTGACCGTATCGCGGCGAACGGTGATGTTGCTAATAAAATTGGTACGTACAGCCTTGCGGTGAATGCGCGTTACCACGGTGTAAAATTCATGGTAGTTGCCCCGACCAGCACCATTGATTTGGCAACCCTGAGTGGTGATGCTATTCCTATTGAAGAGCGCTCTCAGGAAGAAGTCTTGAACGTTGCAAATCAGCGCATTGCTGCTTACCACACGCAGGCTTGGAATCCTGCTTTTGATGTAACGCCTGCTGCGCTGGTTGATGCACTGGTTACGGAAAAAGGGGTTATTTTGAACCCCGATGCTGCAAAAATTGCTGCATTGATGGCTGCTTAA
- the xerD gene encoding site-specific tyrosine recombinase XerD encodes MKPEKKSLPAIMRINCLNQALIDRFLDAFWSERGVSRNTLTSYERDLRLLCHWLDERSVALDQAERGNLLEYLAIRVRDGAKAATTARLLSSLRRFYRWQVRENLRKDDPTAQIEAPKQGRHLPHTLSEEEVDALLQAPDIGNPRGLRDRAMLELLYATGLRVSELVGIRLNELSLQNGVIRITGKGNKERLVPMGEEAHDWIQTYLRNARGLLMQGKDIAEQVFVTTRGSGMTRQMFWVLIQRYALEAGIVRNISPHTLRHAFATHLLNHGADLRVVQMLLGHSDLSTTQIYTHVAQARLQDLHRQHHPRG; translated from the coding sequence ATGAAACCTGAAAAAAAATCCCTACCCGCTATCATGCGTATAAATTGCCTGAATCAAGCATTAATTGATCGTTTTTTGGACGCTTTTTGGTCAGAACGCGGGGTGAGCCGAAATACACTGACCAGCTATGAACGTGACTTACGTTTGTTATGCCATTGGCTAGATGAACGCAGTGTGGCGTTAGATCAGGCAGAACGTGGTAACTTATTGGAATATTTAGCCATTCGGGTACGTGATGGTGCAAAAGCAGCGACGACCGCCCGCTTATTGTCCAGCTTGCGGCGTTTTTACCGTTGGCAAGTACGCGAAAACTTGCGTAAAGATGATCCCACCGCGCAGATCGAAGCGCCCAAACAAGGTCGGCATTTACCGCATACGTTGTCAGAAGAAGAAGTCGATGCCTTGTTACAAGCACCTGATATTGGTAATCCGCGTGGTTTGCGTGATCGGGCGATGCTGGAATTGTTGTATGCCACCGGCTTGCGGGTGTCTGAATTGGTGGGAATTCGTTTAAATGAATTATCCCTGCAAAATGGTGTTATTCGCATTACCGGCAAAGGCAATAAGGAACGTCTTGTGCCGATGGGGGAAGAAGCGCATGACTGGATACAAACGTATTTGCGGAATGCGCGGGGCTTGTTGATGCAAGGTAAGGATATTGCCGAACAAGTGTTTGTCACTACCCGTGGCAGTGGCATGACCCGGCAGATGTTTTGGGTGCTGATTCAGCGCTATGCGTTAGAGGCAGGGATTGTTAGGAATATTTCCCCGCATACCTTACGTCACGCTTTTGCCACGCATTTGTTGAACCATGGGGCGGATTTACGGGTCGTACAAATGCTGTTGGGGCATAGTGACCTTTCAACCACGCAAATTTATACTCATGTGGCACAGGCACGATTGCAGGATTTGCACCGTCAACATCACCCGCGTGGTTAA